The Cololabis saira isolate AMF1-May2022 chromosome 20, fColSai1.1, whole genome shotgun sequence genome includes a window with the following:
- the LOC133420415 gene encoding tripartite motif-containing protein 16-like produces MSEKRVEVDGEMICCSICLDLLKDPGTIPCGHNYCMDCIKTHWDGEDGRGTHSCPLCRKTFTPRPVLVRNSMLAELVEEMKKTGLQADLCYAGPEDVTCDVCTGRKVKAVQSCLVCLASYCEKHLQPHYDAPAFQKHQLVDPSKKLQENICSLHHEVMKIFCRTDQQSICYLCAMDEHKGHETVAAAAERCEKQKELEVSRQQIQQRIQDREKGVELLQQEVEDINVSADKAVEDSEKTFNEVIRLLQKSSSDVKQQVRSQQEHEVSRVKDLQEKLQQEITDLKRREAELEKLSHTEDLNQFLHNYPSPSPLSGSTLSSSIQIRPLRYFEDVTAAVSETREKLQDLLRETWTNISLSVAEVDVLLSEPEPKTRDGFLKHSQDITLDPNTAHKHLFISDANRKVTLMKKELSYCDNPGRFTNWWQVLSKQSMSGRCYWEVEVRGEAVCVAVAYKNISRAGNLQGCGFGYNQESWALQCYTDGYTLRYNNIKTPVSGPPSSRVGVYLDHGAGLLSFYSVSETMTLLHRVQTTFTQPLHAGLWLSYRGASVEVVKLK; encoded by the exons ATGTCGGAGAAAAGAGTTGAAGTGGACGGAGAAATGATCTGTTGTTCCATCTGTCTGGATCTACTGAAGGATCCGGGGACGATTCCCTGTGGACACAACTACTGCATGGACTGTATTAAAACCCACTGGGATGGAGAGGATGGGAGGGGAACCCACAGCTGTCCTCTGTGCAGGAAGACCTTCACGCCCAGGCCCGTCCTGGTGAGAAACAGCATGTTAGCAGAGTTAGTGGAGGAGATGAAGAAGACTGGACTCCAAGCTGATCTctgctatgctggacctgaAGATGTGACCTGTGATGTCTGCACTGGGAGGAAGGTGAAAGCTGTCCAGTCCTGTTTGGTCTGTCTGGCCTCTTACTGTGAGAAACATCTCCAACCTCACTATGATGCTCCTGCTTTTCAAAAACACCAGCTGGTGGATCCCTCCAAGAAGCTCCAGGAGAACATCTGCTCTCTCCACCATGAGGTGATGAAGATCTTCTGTCGTACCGATCAGCAGAGTATCTGTTATCTGTGTGCAATGGATGAACATAAAGGTCATgaaacagttgcagctgcagcagaaagatGTGAGAAGCAGAAGGAGCTGGAGGTGAGtcgacaacaaatccagcagAGAATCCAGGACCGAGAGAAAGGCGTGgagctgcttcagcaggag GTGGAGGACATCAACGTCTCTGCTGATAAAgcagtggaggacagtgagaaGACCTTCAACGAGGTGATCCGTCTCCTCCAGAAAAGCAGCtctgatgtgaagcagcaggtcagatcccagcaggaacATGAAGTGAGTCGAGTCAAAGATCTTCAGGAGAAACTGCAAcaggagatcactgacctgaagaggagagaagcTGAGCTGGAGAAGCTCTCACACACAGAGGACCTCAACCAGTTCCTCCACAACTACCCCTCACCGTCACCCCTCAGTGGCTCCACACTCTCATCCAGCATCCAGATTCGTCCTCTCAGGTACTTTGAGGACGTGACAGCAGCTGTGTCAGAGACCAGAGAGAAACTACAGGACCTTCTGAGAGAGACGTGGACAAACATCTCACTGTCAGTGGCTGAAGTAGATGTTTTACTGTcggaaccagaaccaaagaCCAGAGATGGATTCTTGAAACATTCTCAAGAcatcactctggatccaaacacagctCACAAACATCTGTTTATATCTGATGCCAACAGAAAAGTGactttaatgaaaaaagaacTGTCTTATTGTGATAATCCAGGCAGATTCACTAATTGGTGGCAAGTGCTGAGTAAGCAGAGTATGAGTGGACGgtgttactgggaggtggaggtgaGAGGAGAAGCAGTTTGTGTTGCAGTGGCGTACAAGAACATCAGCAGAGCGGGGAACCTGCAAGGTTGTGGGTTTGGATATAACCAGGAATCTTGGGCGTTACAATGTTACACAGACGGTTACACACTGCGGTACAACAACATTAAAACTCCTGTTTCAGGTCCTCCTTCCTCCAGAGTTGGAGTGTACCTGGACCACGGAGCTGGtcttctgtccttctacagcgtctctgagaccatgaccctcctccacagagtccagaccacaTTCACCCAGCCGCTCCACGCTGGACTCTGGCTTTCATATCGTGGAGCGTCTGTTGAGGTCGTGAAGTTGAAGTAG